A genomic region of Halomonas aestuarii contains the following coding sequences:
- a CDS encoding D-hexose-6-phosphate mutarotase has protein sequence MIPESLAALVEETRGQRRVHWAGREVWLANEAWGQLAVSLQGAQVLHYQSAPEAARAAGAPAPADSAAKEALVPGGWLWVTPTPQDLPGAIRGGIPLCWPWFADENTADESPDRSGPMHGPARKADWRLDAVDEHEEGVELHLSPEERLHGQLIPRAVIQANARRLHVELITEHVGETPVKITGALHSYLAVDDAFACRVEGLAGATYLDKLADFAERDQQGELGVRGPLDRIYRSNAELRLDDGTRRLRIARQGSDSAVVWHPGDAPPGDTSVEAARHFLCVEAANTRLDPVWLVPGAQHLLGTTLSSEDTTP, from the coding sequence ATGATTCCCGAATCGCTCGCCGCGCTGGTCGAGGAGACCCGCGGTCAACGCCGCGTCCACTGGGCCGGCCGTGAGGTCTGGCTGGCCAACGAGGCCTGGGGGCAGCTCGCCGTGTCGCTGCAGGGCGCGCAAGTCCTTCACTATCAATCCGCGCCCGAGGCCGCGCGAGCCGCAGGCGCTCCGGCGCCGGCAGACAGTGCCGCCAAGGAGGCCCTGGTGCCTGGCGGCTGGCTGTGGGTCACTCCCACGCCCCAGGACCTGCCCGGCGCGATCCGCGGCGGCATCCCGCTCTGCTGGCCCTGGTTCGCCGACGAGAACACCGCCGACGAGTCGCCGGACCGCTCCGGGCCGATGCACGGCCCGGCGCGCAAGGCCGACTGGCGGCTGGATGCCGTGGACGAGCATGAGGAGGGGGTGGAGCTGCACCTCTCGCCCGAGGAGCGCCTGCACGGCCAGCTGATCCCCCGCGCGGTGATCCAGGCCAACGCCCGGCGCCTGCACGTGGAGCTGATCACCGAGCACGTCGGCGAGACGCCGGTGAAGATCACCGGGGCCCTGCACAGCTACCTGGCGGTCGACGATGCCTTCGCCTGCCGGGTGGAGGGCCTGGCCGGCGCCACCTACCTGGACAAGCTGGCCGACTTCGCCGAGCGCGACCAGCAGGGCGAGCTCGGCGTGCGCGGCCCGCTGGATCGCATCTACCGCAGCAATGCCGAGCTGCGCCTCGACGACGGCACCCGCCGGCTTCGCATCGCCCGCCAGGGCAGCGACTCGGCGGTGGTCTGGCATCCCGGCGACGCCCCGCCCGGCGACACCTCCGTGGAGGCCGCCCGACACTTCCTGTGCGTCGAGGCGGCCAATACCCGCCTCGACCCGGTCTGGCTGGTCCCCGGCGCCCAGCACCTGCTGGGCACCACCCTGAGCAGCGAGGACACGACACCATGA
- a CDS encoding sigma-54 interaction domain-containing protein, translating to MEGKARCWLVDVGAKGARHLEELLGSLGWEVHRLSPPFSECGELDSTGCGVGVVLLEGLSSKHLGHLESLMIRSQCLWLAVASDSAIDNAENRRLVATLCHGVVEPGVASADLGCLMKHAAFLSGLQSQDVERRHSAAAMSSDAAEYEMVGTTPAMWTLFQTIRKVAAVDAPVFISGESGTGKELTAQAIHERSPRASAACHAINCGALPDHLIQSELFGHEKGAFTGAGQRKIGRIEATDGGTLFLDEIGDLPLELQVNLLRFLETRSIQRVGGLEDIAVDVRIIAATHVDLERAVEEGRFREDLYHRLNVLQIKVPPLREHQEDIEILARYFFERFSGEKSARLKGFSREALLVMRQYHWPGNVRELINRIRRAMVMCENPLIQPEDLGIERRKIARHGMSLDQARDTAEREALVAALGRNKHKVLPAAEELGVSRVTIYRLMDKHGLTRPGACAPAKR from the coding sequence ATGGAAGGTAAAGCGCGCTGTTGGCTGGTCGATGTCGGGGCGAAGGGCGCACGCCATCTGGAAGAGCTGCTGGGGTCGCTTGGTTGGGAGGTGCACCGGCTGTCCCCTCCGTTCTCGGAGTGTGGGGAGCTGGACAGCACCGGGTGCGGGGTCGGGGTGGTCCTGCTGGAGGGCTTGTCCAGCAAGCACCTGGGCCATCTGGAGTCCCTGATGATCAGGAGCCAATGCCTGTGGCTGGCGGTCGCGTCTGATTCTGCCATCGACAACGCCGAAAACCGCAGGCTCGTCGCGACCCTCTGTCATGGCGTCGTTGAGCCGGGCGTGGCAAGCGCCGACCTGGGGTGCCTGATGAAGCATGCGGCCTTCCTTTCTGGCCTGCAGAGTCAGGATGTCGAGCGTCGACACAGTGCCGCCGCCATGTCGTCGGACGCGGCGGAGTACGAGATGGTGGGGACGACCCCGGCCATGTGGACGCTGTTCCAGACCATTCGCAAGGTGGCCGCGGTGGACGCCCCAGTGTTCATCAGTGGCGAGTCGGGCACCGGCAAGGAGCTGACGGCCCAGGCCATCCATGAGCGTTCGCCGAGGGCCTCGGCGGCCTGTCATGCCATCAACTGTGGTGCCCTGCCTGACCATCTGATCCAGTCAGAACTCTTCGGCCACGAGAAGGGCGCCTTCACGGGAGCGGGCCAGCGCAAGATCGGACGCATCGAGGCCACCGACGGCGGGACGCTGTTTCTCGACGAGATCGGTGACCTGCCGCTCGAGCTGCAGGTGAACCTGCTGCGCTTTCTCGAGACTCGCAGCATCCAGCGCGTCGGTGGCCTGGAGGATATCGCCGTCGACGTGCGCATCATCGCGGCCACGCATGTCGATCTCGAGCGGGCCGTCGAGGAGGGCCGCTTCCGGGAAGACCTCTATCACCGCTTGAATGTGTTACAGATCAAGGTGCCGCCCCTGCGTGAGCACCAGGAAGACATCGAAATCCTGGCGCGTTACTTCTTCGAGCGTTTCTCGGGCGAGAAATCGGCTCGCCTGAAAGGCTTCTCCCGTGAGGCCCTGCTGGTCATGCGCCAGTACCACTGGCCGGGGAACGTTCGCGAACTGATCAACCGGATACGCCGTGCCATGGTCATGTGCGAGAACCCCCTGATCCAGCCTGAGGACCTCGGCATCGAACGGCGGAAGATTGCGCGTCATGGCATGTCGCTCGACCAGGCCAGGGACACGGCCGAGCGTGAGGCGCTGGTCGCCGCCCTGGGCCGCAACAAGCACAAGGTGCTCCCCGCCGCCGAGGAGCTTGGGGTGTCTCGTGTCACCATTTATCGGCTGATGGATAAGCACGGCCTGACCCGCCCTGGGGCCTGCGCCCCGGCGAAGCGCTAG
- a CDS encoding C39 family peptidase, with protein sequence MKPSYRRWMPLLVLGLSLPFLEAQAASVRLGNVMSGTVIQKDVQSIRERRFENLVEQHTDFSCGAASLATILKYAYRQPSITEEAVLAGMLEVSDPEVVRERGFSLLDLKNYVGTLGYRGRGYEVAPDTLEEVSIPVIVLLDLEGYKHFVVMKKASGDRVYVGDPALGNRVMTRDEFMASWNSIIFAIVGEGFDRNTALLDPRQPLTAHRMQDVFAPVPRQKLLDFGFRHADLF encoded by the coding sequence ATGAAACCGAGCTATCGGCGTTGGATGCCATTACTGGTCCTGGGGCTTTCCCTTCCCTTTCTTGAAGCCCAGGCGGCCAGTGTGCGCCTGGGCAACGTCATGTCCGGCACCGTGATCCAGAAGGACGTGCAGTCCATCCGGGAGCGGCGCTTCGAGAACCTGGTTGAACAGCACACGGATTTCTCCTGCGGGGCGGCCTCGCTGGCCACCATCCTCAAGTATGCCTATCGGCAGCCCTCGATCACCGAGGAGGCCGTGCTCGCCGGCATGCTGGAGGTCTCGGACCCCGAGGTGGTGCGTGAGCGGGGCTTCTCGCTGCTGGACCTGAAGAACTACGTGGGAACCCTCGGCTACCGTGGCCGGGGCTACGAGGTGGCACCCGATACCCTGGAGGAGGTCTCGATCCCGGTCATCGTGTTGCTGGACCTCGAGGGATACAAGCATTTCGTGGTCATGAAGAAGGCCAGTGGGGATCGGGTCTACGTGGGAGATCCAGCGCTGGGCAACCGCGTGATGACGCGGGATGAGTTCATGGCCTCATGGAACAGCATCATCTTCGCCATCGTGGGTGAAGGGTTCGATCGCAATACCGCGCTGCTTGATCCCCGGCAGCCGTTGACGGCGCACCGCATGCAGGATGTCTTTGCTCCGGTGCCCAGGCAGAAACTGCTCGATTTCGGCTTTCGACATGCGGACCTCTTCTGA
- the glk gene encoding glucokinase gives MTRPALIGDIGGTNARFALVAPDTFTPHDIQSLPCADYPGLVEAARDYLARVGLTGDDAPREACLAFACPIRGDRVTMTNNHWAFSRQAVQDALGLSLFKAINDFTAQALGVPHVATDDLVEVQRGEAIPHAARLVIGPGTGLGVAGLFPGRQAWIPLPTEGGHVTFAPTDEREQNLLRHFRNRYGRVSVERILCGQGLLDLYLAHCSLKGAPPRLASPAEVTEAAAGGDPVARDTLLRFLKILGDVCGDAALTMGARGGVALCGGILPRLLQWLPESRFLEAFTAKGRMGAYTGAIPVQVVTAPWTGLLGAAEALHNPEVE, from the coding sequence ATGACCCGACCCGCGCTTATCGGCGATATCGGTGGTACCAACGCGCGCTTCGCGCTGGTGGCGCCGGACACCTTCACGCCTCATGACATCCAGAGCCTGCCCTGTGCGGACTATCCCGGCCTGGTGGAGGCGGCACGCGACTACCTGGCACGGGTCGGCCTGACCGGAGACGACGCCCCGCGGGAGGCCTGCCTGGCCTTCGCCTGCCCGATCCGCGGCGACCGGGTGACCATGACCAACAATCACTGGGCGTTCTCCCGCCAGGCGGTCCAGGACGCGCTGGGGCTCAGCCTCTTCAAGGCGATCAACGACTTCACCGCCCAGGCGCTGGGTGTCCCTCACGTGGCGACCGACGACCTGGTGGAGGTACAGCGCGGCGAGGCGATCCCCCATGCGGCCAGGCTGGTGATCGGTCCCGGCACCGGGCTCGGCGTGGCCGGGCTGTTCCCCGGCCGCCAGGCCTGGATCCCGCTGCCCACCGAGGGCGGCCACGTGACCTTCGCGCCCACCGACGAGCGCGAGCAGAACCTGCTGCGGCACTTCCGCAACCGCTACGGTCGCGTCTCGGTGGAGCGCATCCTGTGCGGCCAGGGCCTGCTCGACCTCTATCTGGCCCACTGCTCCCTCAAGGGCGCCCCGCCCCGGCTGGCGAGCCCGGCCGAGGTCACCGAGGCGGCCGCGGGCGGCGACCCGGTGGCCCGTGATACCCTGCTGCGGTTCCTGAAGATCCTCGGCGACGTCTGCGGCGATGCCGCCCTGACCATGGGGGCCCGCGGCGGCGTCGCCCTGTGCGGCGGCATCCTGCCCCGCCTGCTCCAGTGGCTTCCCGAGAGCCGCTTCCTCGAGGCCTTCACCGCCAAGGGGCGCATGGGCGCCTACACCGGGGCCATCCCGGTCCAGGTCGTCACCGCGCCCTGGACGGGCCTGCTGGGCGCCGCCGAGGCCCTGCACAATCCAGAGGTCGAATGA
- a CDS encoding transporter: MRNKVSVLSLVTVAALPGAATVTQAQMSPDDGEVVREARPSQSVENVLREEHALFSDRLTIEPGINYSYSDRSQLALRGFLALDAIFLGEINVDAVESHITTFDLSTRYGLTNRLEVGLNLPFVYRSSTYQSIGDDFSTEKNSETSVDEADLGDISLSLSYRLLPETQSRPDLVWNLGVRAPTGTDPYGVDVREDPNSNLNVPTELPTGNGVWGVNTGVSVLKTLDPAIVFANLGYTYNFEESFDDISASEGNQPGDVKLGDTIRAGFGTAFALKESLSLSLSYSHEYIQKSETTQDGVTNKVIGSDASVGVLNLGGTYALSDSTSIVTSLGVGLTDDASDISLTFRMPFQM; the protein is encoded by the coding sequence ATGCGGAACAAGGTGTCGGTCCTGTCGCTGGTCACCGTGGCGGCGTTACCCGGTGCCGCCACGGTGACCCAGGCGCAGATGAGCCCTGACGACGGGGAGGTGGTGCGAGAGGCCAGGCCCAGCCAGAGCGTCGAGAACGTCCTGCGCGAGGAGCATGCGCTCTTCTCGGATCGGCTGACCATCGAGCCGGGCATCAACTACTCCTATTCGGATCGCTCCCAGCTGGCCCTCCGGGGCTTTCTCGCTCTCGACGCCATCTTCCTGGGAGAGATCAATGTCGATGCGGTAGAGAGTCATATCACGACCTTCGATCTCAGCACCCGCTATGGTCTGACCAATCGGCTGGAAGTCGGGCTGAATCTGCCCTTTGTCTACCGCAGCAGTACCTACCAGTCCATCGGTGACGACTTTTCCACCGAAAAGAACAGTGAGACCTCGGTGGATGAAGCAGACCTAGGCGATATCAGTCTGTCATTGTCCTATCGTCTGCTGCCCGAAACCCAATCCCGGCCCGATCTCGTCTGGAACCTTGGCGTACGGGCGCCTACAGGCACCGATCCTTACGGGGTTGATGTGCGTGAAGACCCCAACTCCAACCTGAATGTGCCCACGGAGCTGCCAACCGGTAACGGGGTCTGGGGGGTCAACACAGGAGTGTCGGTGCTGAAGACCCTGGACCCCGCCATCGTCTTTGCCAACCTCGGCTACACCTACAATTTCGAGGAGAGCTTTGACGATATCTCCGCGTCCGAGGGCAATCAGCCGGGAGATGTGAAGCTGGGGGATACCATTCGTGCCGGCTTCGGGACGGCCTTTGCTCTGAAAGAAAGCCTGAGTCTCTCCCTCTCCTATTCCCACGAGTATATCCAGAAGTCCGAGACGACCCAGGACGGGGTGACCAACAAGGTCATCGGCAGCGACGCCAGTGTCGGGGTGCTCAACCTCGGGGGGACCTATGCCCTGAGCGACAGCACCTCCATCGTCACCAGCCTCGGCGTGGGCCTGACCGACGATGCCTCCGACATCAGCCTGACCTTCCGCATGCCCTTCCAGATGTAG
- the ftsB gene encoding cell division protein FtsB — translation MLKWLAIVLTLLIALLQYRLWLGESGLRELAEVRQRVAVLEGENQPLRDRNARLAAEVVDLKTGLDAIEERARSDIGMVRTDEQFFWVPGVAVESTGLEVNAELVGMPAPGAEGSQ, via the coding sequence ATGCTCAAGTGGCTGGCCATCGTGCTCACCCTCCTCATCGCCCTGCTCCAGTACCGTCTGTGGCTCGGCGAGAGCGGCCTGCGCGAGCTCGCCGAGGTGCGTCAGCGCGTGGCCGTGCTGGAGGGCGAGAACCAGCCGCTGCGCGATCGCAATGCCCGCCTGGCCGCCGAGGTCGTGGACCTCAAGACGGGCCTCGATGCCATCGAGGAGCGGGCGCGCAGCGATATCGGCATGGTGCGCACCGATGAGCAGTTCTTCTGGGTGCCCGGGGTGGCGGTGGAGTCCACCGGCCTCGAGGTCAACGCCGAGCTGGTCGGCATGCCGGCCCCGGGTGCGGAGGGGAGCCAGTGA
- a CDS encoding aldehyde dehydrogenase family protein, protein MADARSLQAHLDHQRHAFAAEPYPSAATRRDRLDRLATMTRQHRDEIVQAIRQDAGHRAEAETRLAEIATLLQAVRHARRRLKRWMKPRRAAMPWRLAPARARVHRQPLGVVGIIAPANYPWQLALMPAVDALAAGNRVMIKPSEQAPTTSALLAGLVERYFDPAELCVIEGDAEVGRTFAALPFDHLLYTGPARHGRTVATAAAQHLTPITLGLGGKTPAIVADDADLAHAARRIAFGKWFNAGQTCIAPDHVLIDAARLPDFVEALREAVAAFYPKGTAGDDYSAVPGEASRTRLEGMLAQARDHGCRVIELGERVEFTHGVKLPPTLVIDPTRRLAIMQEEVFGPWLPVIGMRDFDAALERVTEGPRPLALYAFTDDPARRRRLVEQTRSGGMVFNDTLWHSAVPGLPFGGVGESGMGSYHGEAGFLRFSHQRSVFVQSRRSAVGLLNPPYRKWLLKLLGL, encoded by the coding sequence ATGGCCGACGCCCGCAGCCTGCAGGCCCACCTGGATCACCAGCGCCACGCCTTCGCCGCCGAGCCCTACCCCTCGGCGGCGACCCGTCGTGATCGCCTCGACCGGCTGGCGACCATGACCCGCCAGCATCGAGACGAGATCGTCCAGGCGATCCGCCAGGATGCCGGCCATCGGGCCGAGGCGGAGACCCGCCTGGCAGAGATCGCCACCCTGCTCCAGGCCGTGCGCCATGCCCGCCGCCGCCTCAAGCGCTGGATGAAGCCCCGCCGAGCGGCCATGCCCTGGCGACTGGCCCCCGCCCGGGCACGCGTCCATCGCCAGCCGCTGGGCGTGGTGGGCATCATCGCACCGGCCAACTATCCTTGGCAGCTGGCCCTGATGCCGGCGGTGGACGCCCTGGCCGCCGGCAACCGGGTGATGATCAAGCCGAGCGAGCAGGCCCCCACCACCAGCGCCCTGTTGGCAGGACTGGTGGAACGCTACTTCGACCCCGCGGAACTCTGCGTGATCGAGGGCGACGCCGAGGTCGGCCGTACCTTCGCCGCCCTGCCCTTCGACCACCTGCTCTACACCGGGCCGGCGCGCCATGGCCGGACGGTGGCCACCGCCGCCGCCCAGCACCTGACCCCGATCACCCTGGGGCTGGGCGGCAAGACCCCGGCCATCGTCGCCGATGACGCCGACCTGGCCCATGCCGCCCGGCGCATCGCCTTCGGCAAGTGGTTCAATGCCGGCCAGACCTGCATCGCGCCGGACCACGTGTTGATCGATGCCGCCCGACTGCCCGACTTCGTCGAGGCCCTGCGCGAGGCGGTCGCGGCGTTCTATCCGAAGGGCACGGCCGGCGACGACTATTCGGCCGTGCCCGGCGAGGCCTCGCGCACCCGCCTCGAGGGCATGCTGGCACAGGCGCGTGACCACGGCTGCCGGGTGATCGAGCTCGGCGAGCGGGTGGAGTTCACCCACGGCGTGAAGCTGCCGCCGACCCTGGTGATCGATCCCACCCGGCGCCTTGCGATCATGCAGGAGGAGGTCTTCGGTCCCTGGCTGCCGGTCATCGGCATGCGCGACTTCGACGCCGCCCTGGAGCGGGTCACCGAGGGCCCGCGTCCGCTGGCGCTCTACGCCTTTACCGACGACCCGGCCCGTCGCCGACGCCTGGTGGAGCAGACACGCTCCGGCGGCATGGTCTTCAACGACACCCTCTGGCACAGCGCCGTGCCCGGCCTGCCCTTCGGCGGCGTGGGCGAGAGCGGCATGGGCAGCTACCACGGCGAGGCCGGCTTCCTGCGCTTCAGCCACCAGCGCAGCGTCTTCGTCCAGTCCCGGCGCAGCGCCGTCGGGCTGCTGAACCCGCCCTACCGGAAGTGGCTGCTCAAGCTGCTCGGACTTTAA
- the edd gene encoding phosphogluconate dehydratase, translating to MASTTPALNDTVADVTRRIRERSAERRALYERRMADQHRRGVHRGELSCGNLAHGFAACGAADKDALKLMNSANLGIISAYNDMLSAHQPLETFPETIKAAARAMGSTAQFAGGVPAMCDGVTQGQPGMELSLFSRDVIAMATAVGLSHNMFDGALYLGVCDKIVPGLFIAAARFGHLPAMFVPAGPMPSGLPNKEKARIRQLFAEGKASREDLLEAESASYHSPGTCTFYGTANSNQLMMEMMGLHLPGTSFVNPGTEMREALTRYATEQAVRNTEPGGEYRPFYKQIDERAIVNAIVGLLASGGSTNHTLHLVAMAAAAGLTLTWDDFTDLSAVTPSLMQVYPNGQADINHFQAAGGMSLLFRELLGAGLIHGDIPTVFGTDLTEYTREPFLEDGTLVWREGPEKSLDDDVLRPVATPFAPTGGLTVLDGNLGRGVIKVSAVRSEHRVVEAPVQIFEDQNDLKAAFEAGDLDRDVIAVVRFQGPKANGMPELHKLTPYLGVLQDRGYKVALVTDGRMSGASGKVPAAIHMSPEALDGGPLAKLHDGDIVRLDADTGSLEVKVDAHEWAERAMRVGDLDHYHVGLGRELFGGFRHLAMRGEEGAGVFGGFEADDLARQEGQIHDEDA from the coding sequence ATGGCCAGCACGACCCCCGCCCTCAACGACACCGTCGCCGACGTCACCCGCCGCATCCGCGAACGCTCCGCCGAGCGGCGCGCCCTATACGAGCGTCGCATGGCCGACCAGCACCGCCGTGGCGTGCATCGCGGCGAGCTCTCCTGCGGCAACCTGGCCCACGGCTTCGCGGCCTGTGGCGCGGCGGACAAGGACGCGCTGAAGCTGATGAACTCGGCCAACCTGGGGATCATCTCGGCCTACAACGACATGCTCTCGGCGCACCAGCCGCTGGAGACCTTCCCCGAGACCATCAAGGCCGCGGCGCGTGCCATGGGCTCCACCGCCCAGTTCGCCGGCGGCGTACCCGCCATGTGCGACGGCGTCACCCAGGGCCAGCCGGGCATGGAGCTGTCGCTGTTCTCCCGCGACGTGATCGCCATGGCCACCGCCGTGGGGCTCTCCCACAACATGTTCGACGGGGCCCTCTACCTCGGGGTCTGCGACAAGATCGTCCCGGGGCTGTTCATCGCCGCGGCCCGCTTCGGCCACCTGCCGGCCATGTTCGTGCCGGCGGGCCCCATGCCCAGCGGCCTGCCCAACAAGGAGAAGGCGCGCATTCGCCAGCTCTTCGCCGAGGGCAAGGCCAGCCGCGAGGACCTGCTGGAGGCCGAGTCCGCCTCCTACCACAGCCCCGGCACCTGCACCTTCTACGGCACCGCCAACTCCAACCAGCTGATGATGGAGATGATGGGCCTGCACCTGCCCGGTACCTCCTTCGTCAATCCCGGCACCGAGATGCGCGAGGCGCTGACCCGCTACGCCACCGAACAGGCGGTCCGCAACACCGAGCCCGGCGGCGAGTATCGCCCCTTCTACAAGCAGATCGACGAGCGCGCCATCGTCAACGCCATCGTCGGCCTGCTCGCCTCCGGCGGCTCCACCAACCACACCCTGCACCTGGTGGCCATGGCCGCCGCCGCCGGGCTGACCCTCACCTGGGACGACTTCACCGATCTCTCCGCGGTGACGCCGAGCCTGATGCAGGTCTATCCCAACGGCCAGGCCGACATCAACCATTTCCAAGCCGCCGGCGGCATGAGCCTGCTGTTCCGCGAGCTGCTCGGCGCCGGGCTGATCCACGGCGACATCCCCACGGTGTTCGGCACCGACCTGACCGAATACACCCGGGAGCCCTTCCTCGAGGACGGCACCCTGGTCTGGCGCGAGGGGCCGGAGAAGAGCCTCGACGATGACGTGCTGCGCCCGGTCGCCACGCCCTTCGCCCCCACCGGCGGCCTCACCGTGCTCGACGGCAACCTGGGCCGCGGGGTGATCAAGGTCTCGGCGGTCCGGTCCGAGCATCGCGTGGTCGAGGCGCCGGTCCAGATCTTCGAGGACCAGAACGATCTGAAGGCGGCCTTCGAGGCCGGCGACCTGGACCGCGACGTCATCGCCGTGGTGCGCTTCCAGGGCCCCAAGGCCAACGGCATGCCCGAGCTGCACAAGCTGACGCCCTACCTCGGTGTGCTGCAGGATCGGGGCTACAAGGTGGCGCTGGTCACCGACGGGCGCATGTCCGGGGCCTCCGGCAAGGTCCCGGCGGCCATCCACATGAGCCCCGAGGCCCTGGACGGCGGGCCCCTGGCGAAGCTCCATGATGGCGATATCGTGCGACTGGATGCCGACACCGGCAGCCTCGAGGTGAAGGTCGACGCCCACGAGTGGGCCGAGCGAGCGATGCGGGTCGGCGACCTGGACCACTACCACGTGGGCCTCGGCCGCGAGCTGTTCGGTGGCTTCCGCCACCTGGCCATGCGCGGCGAGGAGGGCGCCGGGGTCTTCGGCGGGTTCGAGGCCGACGACCTGGCGCGCCAGGAGGGCCAGATCCACGACGAGGACGCCTGA
- a CDS encoding GNAT family N-acetyltransferase produces MSELVLSEVSAIEAVPAAQWNALVDDDHPFLRHEFLHALEASGAASPATGWVPRHLTLWEGEALVGILPHYHKHHSYGEYVFDWGWADAWERAGGDYYPKGLSAIPFTPAPGPRLALAPHLDPLVARRLLASAWEERDLSSWHLLFARADEVAAWREARPALLARRGVQFQWRDRGYGDFEGFLAALTAKRRKAIRRERRLVADQGLTLHRLEGEAIDEAAMAHFFRCYEITYLERGRHGYLDLDFFERLRRTLPESLLLIQARLDGRPVAAALCLQGARTLYGRYWGSEVTADCLHFEACYYQGIEHCLARGLTRFDPGTQGEHKLSRGFAPQRLTSLHHIADARLRDAVARFCAEEATHVEAYCRAAEAALPYRRE; encoded by the coding sequence ATGTCGGAACTGGTCCTGAGTGAAGTGTCCGCCATCGAGGCGGTGCCGGCGGCGCAATGGAACGCCCTCGTCGACGACGACCACCCCTTCCTGCGCCACGAGTTCCTGCATGCCCTGGAGGCCAGCGGGGCCGCGAGCCCCGCCACCGGCTGGGTGCCGCGCCACCTGACCCTCTGGGAGGGCGAGGCGCTGGTCGGGATCCTGCCCCACTACCACAAGCACCACTCCTACGGGGAGTACGTCTTCGACTGGGGCTGGGCCGACGCCTGGGAGCGTGCCGGTGGCGACTATTATCCCAAGGGGCTCTCGGCGATTCCCTTTACCCCCGCCCCGGGGCCGCGCCTGGCCCTGGCGCCGCACCTCGATCCGCTGGTCGCCCGTCGCCTGCTGGCCAGCGCGTGGGAGGAGCGCGACCTGTCGAGCTGGCACCTGCTGTTCGCCCGGGCGGACGAGGTGGCGGCCTGGCGCGAGGCCCGCCCGGCCCTGCTGGCGCGCCGCGGGGTGCAGTTCCAGTGGCGCGATCGCGGCTATGGCGACTTCGAGGGGTTTCTCGCCGCCCTGACCGCGAAGCGGCGCAAGGCTATCCGGCGCGAGCGGCGCCTGGTGGCCGACCAGGGGCTGACCCTGCACCGCCTGGAGGGGGAGGCCATCGACGAGGCGGCCATGGCCCACTTCTTCCGCTGCTACGAGATCACCTACCTGGAGCGCGGCCGTCATGGCTACCTCGACCTCGACTTCTTCGAGCGCCTGCGCCGCACCCTGCCCGAGTCGCTGCTGCTGATCCAGGCACGCCTCGACGGCCGGCCGGTGGCCGCCGCGCTCTGCCTGCAGGGCGCGCGTACCCTCTACGGGCGCTACTGGGGCAGCGAGGTGACCGCCGACTGCCTGCACTTCGAGGCCTGCTACTACCAGGGCATCGAGCACTGCCTGGCGCGGGGGCTGACCCGCTTCGACCCGGGCACCCAGGGCGAGCACAAGCTCTCCCGGGGCTTCGCCCCGCAGCGGCTCACCTCGCTGCACCACATCGCCGACGCCCGGCTGCGCGATGCCGTCGCGCGCTTCTGCGCCGAGGAGGCGACCCACGTCGAGGCCTACTGCCGTGCGGCCGAGGCGGCGCTGCCCTACAGGAGAGAGTGA